One Brassica napus cultivar Da-Ae chromosome A1, Da-Ae, whole genome shotgun sequence genomic region harbors:
- the LOC106435763 gene encoding thioredoxin-like protein HCF164, chloroplastic, whose protein sequence is MAAARLVFSLSRLPSSTHGINRKFQPFLLAQTVAPYRVRALRCQATPESSEPQEKLVVDDSSTSETSPASKEASSGFPESPNRDVNRRVAVASVVAALALFLSTRLDFGISLKDLTASALPYEEALSNGKPTVVEFYADWCEVCRELAPDVYKIEQQYKDKVNFVMLNVDNTKWEQELDEFGVEGIPHFAFLDRQGNEEGNVVGRLPRQYLVENVNALAAGKQSIPHARAVGQYSSAEARKVHQVTDPLSHG, encoded by the exons ATGGCAGCAGCTCGCTTAGTGTTCTCGTTAAGCCGCCTTCCATCATCTACTCACGGAATCAACCGAAAGTTTCAACCTTTTCTCCTAGCTCAAACAGTAGCTCCTTATCGAGTTCGTGCTCTTCGTTGCCAAGCAACCCCAGAATCTTCCGAACCCCAG GAGAAATTGGTAGTAGATGATAGCTCAACTAGTGAAACTTCACCTGCCTCGAAGGAAGCTTCTTCTGGGTTTCCTGAGTCTCCGAACAGGGATGTTAATAGAAGAGTCGCTGTTGCTTCTGTAGTTGCAGCTTTGGCCTTGTTTCTATCGACAAGGCTTGATTTTGGGATCTCTTTGAAGGATTTAACCGCTTCAGCGTTGCCTTACGAGGAG GCTTTGTCGAATGGGAAGCCGACAGTGGTTGAGTTCTATGCAGATTGGTGTGAGGTTTGTAGAGAACTTGCCCCTGATGTTTACAAAATCGAGCAGCAATACAA GGACAAGGTTAACTTTGTGATGCTAAATGTGGACAACACGAAATGGGAGCAGGAGCTGGATGAGTTCGGTGTTGAAGGCATTCCTCATTTCGCATTCCTCGATAGACAAGGCAACGAGGAAGGTAATGTGGTTGGGAGGCTCCCGAGACAGTATCTAGTCGAGAATGTCAACGCACTTGCAGCCGGGAAGCAATCAATTCCGCATGCTCGTGCCGTGGGACAGTACAGTAGCGCCGAGGCCCGTAAGGTGCATCAGGTCACTGATCCCTTAAGCCATGGATAG
- the BNAA01G00960D gene encoding uncharacterized protein BNAA01G00960D, with the protein MGICSSTESTQVATAKLISQDGRMMEFTKPVKVGYVLLKNPMCFICNSDDMEFDEALSAISADEELQLGQIYFALPLRYLRQPLQAEEMAALAAKANSAFMRSGGGGGGGSCRRRRVDPIVAGDKYRVRVASCDDTVGSGFGRRKGRNADGGGGGSTSSRRRRECYAAELSTIEE; encoded by the coding sequence ATGGGTATATGCAGTTCGACCGAGTCGACTCAAGTGGCCACGGCGAAGCTGATCTCGCAAGACGGGAGGATGATGGAGTTCACGAAACCCGTGAAAGTCGGATACGTTTTGCTGAAGAACCCCATGTGTTTTATCTGTAACTCGGACGATATGGAGTTCGACGAGGCCCTCTCCGCGATTAGCGCCGACGAAGAGCTTCAGCTAGGGCAGATATACTTCGCTCTTCCTCTTCGTTATCTTCGTCAGCCACTTCAAGCGGAGGAGATGGCCGCATTGGCCGCTAAAGCTAACTCTGCGTTCATGCGAAGtggtggtggcggtggtggAGGAAGCTGTCGCCGGAGACGTGTGGATCCTATTGTCGCCGGTGATAAATATCGCGTTAGAGTTGCCTCCTGTGATGATACGGTAGGGTCAGGCTTCGGAAGGAGGAAGGGGAGAAACGCtgacggtggtggtggtggtagcACTAGTAGTCGCCGGAGGAGGGAATGCTACGCGGCGGAGTTGAGCACGATAGAAGAGTGA
- the LOC106353611 gene encoding BEL1-like homeodomain protein 2: protein MSQDYHHQQHQGGFFSFSNGFNRSDSPNLTPEKQEHQRLLEMDEESSVARSGIPVYEPAGMLSEMFNFQRSSGGGGGGGGDFDHSQSFRSNRQLLEQQHHNIPAMNSAAGMQLFLPQQPPSTRSHHGSSTLHMLLPNPSHHQGYPNTMSMHQLPHQQLTWQSSSDHHHNTQTDIGTVHVENSGGQGLSLSLSSSLEAAVKAEEYRKFYYGSNLSSHHQYNEVSNHFLSSPAAASSSSSIGAINVLRNSRYTKAAQELLEEFCSVGRGFSKKNKPKNNSNPNTSGGDGSSSGGAGGSPSSAGASKEHPPLSASDRIEHQRRKVKLLTMLEEVDRRYNHYCEQMQMVVNSFDIVMGHGAAIPYTALAQKAMSRHFRCLKDAVAAQLRQSCELLGEKDAAGLSSSGLTKGDTPRLRLLEQSLRQQRAFHQMGMMEQEAWRPQRGLPERSVNILRAWLFEHFLHPYPSDADKHLLARQTGLSRNQVSNWFINARVRLWKPMVEEMYQQESKEREERLEENEQEDQETKNNSSNDKSTKPNNNESNFTAVRTTSQTPTTAAQSAATPPDAGHHRLRSAADINAYENDPSSSSHSNAAAVVSSYGGSTAFSAIATCQQGVGGFADADMDGDNNVIRFGTINPTGDVSLTLGLRHAGNIPDKNASFCVRDFGGF, encoded by the exons ATGTCCCAAGATTACCATCATCAACAACACCAGGGAGGATTTTTCAGCTTCTCTAATGGATTCAACCGATCAGATTCTCCTAATCTAACTCCGGAGAAGCAAGAACATCAAAGGTTACTAGAGATGGACGAGGAATCCTCAGTCGCCAGAAGTGGAATTCCTGTCTACGAACCTGCCGGAATGTTATCAGAAATGTTTAATTTCCAGAGAAGcagcggtggtggtggaggaggaggaggagacttTGACCACTCCCAATCTTTCCGGTCAAATAGACAGTTACTTGAGCAGCAACATCATAATATTCCGGCCATGAATTCAGCCGCCGGCATGCAGCTATTCTTACCGCAACAACCACCGTCAACAAGGAGCCACCACGGTTCTTCAACTCTTCACATGTTACTACCAAATCCATCTCATCATCAGGGCTACCCTAATACTATGTCTATGCATCAGCTTCCTCACCAACAGCTGACGTGGCAGTCTTCCTCCGATCATCATCACAACACCCAAACCGATATCGGGACCGTCCACGTGGAAAACAGCGGTGGACAAGGCTTGTCCTTATCTCTCTCGTCGTCTTTAGAGGCAGCAGTAAAAGCTGAAGAGTATAGAAAATTTTACTATGGAAGCAACTTATCTTCTCATCATCAATACAATGAAGTATCAAACCACTTCCTATCGTCTCCAGCGGcggcttcttcatcttcttccataGGAGCAATCAATGTCTTGAGAAACTCGAGGTACACCAAGGCAGCTCAAGAGTTGTTGGAGGAGTTTTGTAGCGTTGGAAGAGGATTTTCTAAGAAAAACAAACCTAAGAACAATTCAAACCCTAATACTAGCGGTGGCGACGGTAGCAGTAGTGGTGGCGCTGGCGGCTCTCCATCGTCGGCAGGAGCAAGTAAGGAACATCCTCCTTTATCTGCCTCTGATAGGATTGAGCATCAAAGAAGGAAAGTGAAGCTACTCACCATGCTCGAAGAG GTGGATAGACGGTACAACCATTACTGCGAGCAAATGCAGATGGTTGTGAACTCTTTCGACATAGTGATGGGCCATGGCGCAGCGATACCGTACACCGCTTTAGCTCAAAAGGCTATGTCCAGGCATTTTCGATGCCTTAAAGATGCCGTGGCAGCTCAGCTTAGACAGAGCTGTGAACTTCTTGGGGAGAAAGATGCGGCCGGATTATCTTCTTCCGGTTTAACTAAAGGCGATACCCCACGGTTGCGTTTGCTAGAACAGAGTCTGCGTCAGCAACGTGCGTTTCATCAAATGGGGATGATGGAGCAAGAAGCCTGGCGGCCACAACGCGGTTTGCCTGAACGTTCCGTTAATATCCTTAGAGCTTGGCTCTTCGAGCATTTCCTCCACCC GTATCCAAGCGATGCAGATAAGCACCTCTTGGCTCGTCAGACTGGATTATCCAGAAACCAG GTATCAAACTGGTTCATAAATGCTAGGGTTCGATTATGGAAACCAATGGTGGAAGAAATGTATCAACAAGaatcaaaagaaagagaagaaagattaGAAGAAAACGAACAAGAagatcaagaaacaaaaaacaacagCAGCAACGACAAGAGCACAAAACCCAACAACAATGAAAGCAACTTCACTGCCGTTCGGACCACATCACAAACTCCAACGACAGCTGCACAATCAGCAGCAACCCCACCAGACGCAGGCCACCACCGTCTAAGATCAGCTGCCGATATCAATGCTTACGAAAACGACCCTTCATCCTCCTCCCACTCCAACGCCGCCGCAGTAGTCTCTAGCTACGGTGGCTCAACCGCGTTTTCTGCGATTGCAACGTGCCAGCAAGGTGTTGGTGGATTTGCTGATGCTGACATGGATGGTGATAATAATGTTATAAGGTTTGGTACTATAAACCCTACTGGTGACGTGTCACTCACGCTTGGTCTACGCCATGCTGGCAATATCCCTGATAAGAACGCCTCTTTCTGCGTTAGAGATTTTGGTGGGTTTTAA
- the LOC106434309 gene encoding nuclear autoantigenic sperm protein-like translates to MAEEKAPASASELEQTLDPNQTSIEATESTCNNNNAAESETTLEFADELTEKGSVFLKESDFAEAVDCFSRALEIRVEHFGELASECVKAYYRYGSALLEKAQAEADPLGINMPKKEAEARQESTANGESVAASVVSSDPEKQGSSSGGQEGSDGKEDGEDCQDDDLSDADADEDESDLDMAWKMLDIARAITDKHSTDTMEKVDILCALAEISLEREDIESSLSDYKKALSILERLVEPDSRHIAELNFRICICLETGCQTKEAIPYCQKAVLICKARMERLSNEVKGSSGSATSSAVSEKEAEIRTLSGLAEDLEKKLEDLRQQADNPKQLLAELMGMASAKAVATAAGEMSSSQMGNTNTGKDLESPTVSTAQTGSGVGGASSGVTHLGVVGRGVKRVLLNAESSPSKKQAPESSDKADV, encoded by the exons ATGGCTGAAGAAAAAGCACCAGCTTCGGCATCGGAACTCGAGCAAACTCTAGATCCTAATCAAACCTCGATCGAAGCCACTGAATCCacctgcaacaacaacaacgcgGCAGAGAGTGAGACGACGCTTGAGTTCGCAGATGAGCTGACCGAGAAAGGCTCCGTCTTTTTGAAAGAGAGTGACTTTGCGGAAGCTGTCGATTGTTTCAGCCGTGCCCTCGAGATCAG GGTTGAACATTTTGGTGAGCTTGCGTCTGAGTGTGTTAAGGCGTATTACAGATATGGATCTGCTCTTCTGGAGAAGGCTCAGGCTGAAGCTGATCCTCTTGGTATCAACATGCCTAAGAAAGAAGCTGAAGCTCGGCAAGAGTCTACTGCAAATGGTGAGTCTGTCGCTGCTTCTGTTGTGTCTAGTGATCCGGAGAAGCAAGGGAGCTCAAGCGGTGGCCAAGAAG GTTCTGATGGTAAAGAGGATGGTGAAGATTGTCAAGACGATGACTTATCTGACGCTGATGCTGATGAAGATGAGTCTGATTTGGATATGGCATGGAAAATGCTCGACATCGCAAGGGCTATTACTGACAAACACTCAACTGATACAATGGAGAAAGTCGATATTCTCTGTGCCCTTGCTGAAATTTCCCTCGAGAGAG AGGACATTGAGTCTTCTTTGAGTGACTACAAGAAAGCTTTGTCCATCTTAGAGCGATTGGTTGAACCAGACAGTCGACACATAGCCGAACT AAACTTCCGCATATGCATATGTCTAGAGACTGGATGTCAAACTAAGGAAGCAATACCTTATTGTCAGAAGGCTGTGTTAATCTGCAAAGCTCGGATGGAGAGGCTCAGTAACGAGGTCAAGGGTTCATCTGGATCAGCAACTTCCTCAGCTGTCTCTGAGAAAGAAGCTGAGATCAGAACCTTATCTGGTCTCGCAGAGGATCTAGAAAAGAAG CTTGAGGATTTGAGACAACAAGCAGATAACCCAAAGCAACTTCTTGCTGAGCTAATGGGCATGGCATCCGCCAAGGCTGTTGCTACTGCTGCCGGTGAAATGAGCTCTTCTCAGATGGGGAATACGAATACCGGGAAGGACTTAGAGTCTCCTACAGTCTCAACCGCTCAAACAGGTTCAGGAGTGGGAGGGGCATCATCTGGTGTTACTCATTTGGGTGTTGTTGGAAGAGGAGTGAAGCGAGTTTTGTTGAATGCAGAATCAAGTCCATCGAAGAAACAAGCTCCTGAGTCTTCTGACAAAGCTGATGTGTAA
- the LOC106431592 gene encoding cytoplasmic tRNA 2-thiolation protein 2 — protein sequence MACNSSGCESGGCYGREKENGCKVVDVKETVRLCVKCKSNEPMTFGDGGSDDGRFCAECFRSNVYGKFRLAVTSHAMITPSDNVLVAFSGGSSSRVALQFVHELQVKALKNYEASRDRSLPVFGVGVAFVDESAAYPSLSGGMSDAIELVRSTVLSLSPPEKDLHVVTIESVFGSESVEARDRLVKLLDSVSDETGKEDLLLHLKMLSLQKVASENGYNRLVVGSCTSRLASHVLTATVKGRGYSLSADIQHVDARWKVPIVLPLRDCVWQEITRLCHLDGLKTVELARHPQSGINDLVSSFVALLQEENPSRECTIVRTAAKLTPFYFNKIPETDDSCVPMATQRRLKKFNLKYDGSMTTEAFCPICNGPLNGSDSSEDESDALYAACCSSCRFQILPQEPSSLDHFGSLLPHHMISQVKHHQKFDSQTYLREKIKDCLLLDDEEAV from the exons ATGGCTTGTAACTCATCTGGCTGCGAGTCCGGTGGTTGCTATGGCCGTGAGAAGGAAAATGGATGCAAGGTGGTTGATGTTAAGGAGACTGTTAGGCTCTGCGTCAAGTGTAAATCCAACGAGCCTATGACGTTCGGTGATGGTGGCTCAGACGATGGGAGATTCTGCGCAGAATGTTTCAGGAGCAATGTCTATGGGAAGTTCCGTCTCGCTGTTACTTCACACGCCATGATCACTCCTTCCGATAACGTCCTTGTTGCCTTCTCCGGCGGTTCGTCTTCCAG GGTTGCTCTTCAGTTCGTGCACGAGCTTCAAGTCAAGGCTTTGAAGAATTACGAGGCGAGTCGTGATAGGTCTTTACCTGTGTTTGGCGTTGGTGTTGCGTTTGTGGATGAGAGTGCTGCTTATCCTTCTCTTTCCGGTGGAATGAGTGATGCTATTGAGTTGGTTCGGTCCACTGTGTTGAGTCTGTCTCCGCCTGAAAAGGATCTTCATGTTGTTACTATCGAAAGTGTGTTTGGTTCGGAGTCTGTTGAAGCACGGGATAGGCTTGTGAAGCTGTTGGATTCTGTTAGTGATGAGACTGGAAAAGAAGATCTTTTGCTGCATCTGAAGATGTTGTCTTTGCAAAAG GTTGCCTCTGAGAATGGCTACAACAGATTAGTGGTGGGATCTTGCACGTCGAGACTCGCTTCCCATGTTCTTACGGCCACTGTCAAG GGACGAGGCTATTCACTATCAGCAGATATTCAGCATGTTGATGCGAGGTGGAAGGTTCCCATTGTGCTTCCACTTCGAGATTGTGTTTGGCAGGAAATAACTAGACTCTGCCATTTGGATGG TCTAAAGACTGTGGAGTTAGCTCGTCATCCACAATCCGGGATCAATGACTTGGTGTCTTCATTTGTCGCTCTCTTGCAG GAAGAGAATCCTTCACGGGAGTGCACAATTGTACGGACAGCTGCAAAGCTTACACCGTTTTACTTCAATAAAATTCCTGAAACGGACGACTCTTGTGTTCCCATGGCCACTCAGAGGCGTCTGAAGAAGTTCAACCTCAAATACGACGGTTCCATGACTACAGAAGCATTCTGCCCTATCTGCAATGGCCCGCTAAATGGATCAGACTCATCTGAAGATGAGTCTGATGCCCTTTATGCTGCTTGCTGTTCAAGTTGCCGGTTTCAGATACTTCCACAAGAGCCATCATCTCTTGACCATTTCGGATCCTTACTACCACATCACATGATCTCCCAAGTGAAGCATCATCAAAAGTTTGACAGCCAAACATATCTGAG ggAGAAGATAAAAGACTGTTTGCTCTTGGACGATGAAGAGGCTGTCTGA